A single window of Nicotiana sylvestris chromosome 3, ASM39365v2, whole genome shotgun sequence DNA harbors:
- the LOC104234547 gene encoding rust resistance kinase Lr10-like, producing MMLARRWLLIATVLLVVICTNIAKAQNTTRCSSSCGDIHISFPFRLRVDPQNCGDSRFQLDCQNNRTVISLESKKYNVLEINYDNFYIRAIDPGLMNQTTNCTIFPNYFTTDVPSTSPFDYFAPNIPIIYVNCLATVNSSRYVKTTFCGSKNKTLVSNSSQSHSYVAIGEDMSISDLAESCSMEIVAWASGRGLSGDNTTLSSIQDALRYGFELSWKRTFLCRECEASQGNCFADGDGYSCSHRCYDDTGMDLPLPCSIHYYGVLTILYGGIVLISLLSFRFFCGFIFLIALIVYKWRRRHISMYQSIEDFLQTQSNLVPIKYSFSEIKKMTNKFKEKLGEGAYGTVFKGKLRSGPFVAVKIMHKSMTSGQEFISEVSTIGRIHHVNVVQLIGFCVEGSKRALVYDFMPNGSLDKYIFPQEGIVSLSYKQMFDISLGVARGIDYLHRGCDMQILHFDIKPHNILLDENFNPRISDFGLAKLYPTDDSIVTLTAARGTMGYMAPELFYKNIGGVSYKADVYSYGMLLMEMAGRRKNMNPFADHLSQIYFPTWVYDQFNSGNDVQIPDTTDEERIIIKKMMIAALRCIQMRPVDRPAMNKVVEMLEGDVQLLQMPPKPFVAPREIAGDVIETITISSEI from the exons ATGATGTTGGCAAGAAGATGGCTGTTGATTGCTACTGTTCTACTGGTTGTAATTTGCACGAATATAGCCAAAGCCCAAAACACTACTCGGTGTTCTTCTTCTTGTGGTGATATTCATATTAGTTTTCCTTTTAGATTAAGAGTTGATCCCCAGAATTGCGGAGATTCAAGGTTCCAGCTTGATTGCCAGAACAATCGTACTGTCATAAGTTTGGAGTCAAAGAAATATAACGTGCTGGAAATCAACTATGATAACTTCTATATCAGAGCAATTGACCCTGGTTTGATGAATCAGACCACGAACTGCACTATTTTTCCCAATTACTTCACCACAGACGTTCCTAGCACCTCGCCTTTTGATTATTTTGCTCCCAACATTCCCATTATATATGTCAATTGTTTAGCCACCGTAAATTCTTCGCGATATGTGAAGACTACTTTCTGTGGATCGAAGAATAAAACTTTGGTATCGAATTCCTCCCAAAGTCATAGTTATGTGGCCATAGGAGAGGACATGTCGATTTCGGATTTGGCAGAGAGTTGCAGCATGGAAATAGTGGCCTGGGCCTCGGGTCGTGGGCTTTCGGGTGATAATACTACTCTATCGAGCATTCAGGATGCCCTGAGATATGGGTTTGAGCTTTCTTGGAAGCGTACCTTCTTGTGTAGAGAATGTGAAGCGAGTCAAGGCAACTGTTTTGCTGATGGCGACGGCTATAGTTGCAGCCATCGCTGCTACGACGATacggggatggatcttcccctCCCTT GTAGCATCCACTACTATGGTG TTCTTACAATACTGTACGGCGGAATAGTTCTAA TTTCACTTCTGTCATTCCGGTTTTTCTGTGGATTCATTTTCCTGATAGCACTAATCGTGTATAAATGGAGAAGACGACACATATCTATGTATCAATCAATTGAAGACTTCCTGCAAACGCAGAGCAACCTTGTGCCAATTAAGTACTCCTTTTCTGAGATTAAGAAGATGACTAATAAATTCAAGGAAAAACTAGGCGAAGGAGCCTACGGAACTGTCTTTAAAGGAAAGCTTCGTAGTGGTCCTTTTGTTGCAGTAAAGATTATGCACAAGTCCATGACTAGTGGGCAAGAATTTATTAGTGAAGTTTCCACAATTGGAAGGATTCACCATGTTAATGTTGTGCAGCTCATTGGATTCTGCGTTGAGGGCTCAAAACGTGCTTTGGTATACGACTTCATGCCTAATGGTTCCTTGGACAAGTACATATTTCCACAAGAAGGAATTGTTTCCTTGAGTTACAAACAAATGTTCGACATATCTCTAGGAGTTGCCCGTGGGATAGACTATCTACATCGGGGGTGTGACATGCAGATCTTACATTTTGATATAAAGCCTCACAACATTCTTCTGGATGAAAATTTCAATCCAAGAATATCTGACTTTGGGCTTGCAAAATTGTACCCAACAGATGATAGTATTGTGACTCTAACTGCAGCTAGAGGGACAATGGGTTACATGGCTCCTGAGTTGTTCTATAAAAATATTGGAGGAGTGTCATACAAAGCCGATGTTTATAGTTATGGCATGTTGTTGATGGAAATGGCAGGCAGAAGGAAGAACATGAACCCATTCGCAGACCACTTAAGCCAAATTTACTTTCCTACCTGGGTTTACGACCAATTCAATTCAGGAAATGATGTACAGATACCGGATACCACTGATGAAGAAAGGATTATTATAAAGAAGATGATGATTGCGGCTTTGCGGTGCATACAGATGAGGCCCGTTGATCGTCCTGCAATGAACAAAGTTGTTGAAATGCTTGAAGGAGATGTTCAACTCCTGCAGATGCCCCCAAAACCTTTTGTAGCTCCTCGTGAGATTGCTGGGGATGTTATTGAGACAATAACAATATCCAGTGAAATCTAG